The sequence cattatCTACTGACCCTgtaatcaccacccgaccttttcccatgctttggccacactcgcacgctatcgcgaatcactttccgataggtcacccatccttccactactccagctcaagcacgcttaactctggagttctttcaggatgtgttccagaaaaggtaagtcaactttggtgacataggtagccaaatcaattctcttaagcctttttcacatatcacaactcgggatgttacagaACTATTCTATATTCTACCTTACACAGACAATTTTTTTCCATTCTTTTCTAGTTTACTTCACAGATTAAATTTCAGTTGAAAAGTCGATCCGTTAAAGAGATCCTTTATTTTCGACTACATTGCAATTGCATGAATATATAGTTCGTACTAACTCTCTAACTTGACATTGTCATCTTTTTTTAACAGACTCCATGTTACAAAAACAGTCCTAAGCTtcaaatgatattttcttttgaaagaTCCCAAATTTTTGTCGGTACATAATTGAATTTGGGGTCAAAACCCCGGTGACACGAACCAAGTGGAGTAACCATTAGGTTATTCGTCCATATATaccaataatatataaacatttgttgacaatatcaatataaaaaaatataatatatatatatatatatctatatatatatcatactttTATAAGTTCAAATGATTAAATGCAGATTTTACATGGTCTTAATACTTATATAGTTAAAGGACACCTCATTTTAGTAGAAATATAATTCAAGActgaaacaatattttaaagttCTAGGATTATATTATAAGGTGCCTCACTTGTGTACTATAACCGCTTTTCGTTCATTCATCTATTAACTTATTTTTTGAAGTGTGATTTACTTTATGTTATTTTACTTGTGGTTGAATTGTCTATTTCATTTAGACAAAGGATTAATAGATTGGAAACATagataaaacaatgaaaaaatataacaattcaaatttctgcgggaaaaagttttttttttgccaataaaaaataaagaaataactATTATTTAAGTTAaaccagaaaaagaaaaacaactaGAAGTTCAAATAGACGAGGGAAATAAGTTTGGAACTTAATAAAAATTCGTATATATTATTGGGAAATGTGGTCCATATGAGTCTGGTAAATGCATCTTCTCTCCTCCACAACAAGGGAAGTGAACTCGCTGGACGATCCAGCCGCTCTCGTACATTTGGCACTCATGGGTCCTAATTGTCTATGAACCATCCGATTCCGCGAGCTTTGAGCTCTCACTGGTCCTTCGCATTCATTATCTCAACGGTCTCAAATGGACCATTACAGTTTTGCATTCGTTAATGTTTATTctgttatataaatttaattcgAATGAGAAAGAAACATACTGGGCAGTGAGATTAGTAGTCAAACGTGACTGGTCCAATCATCCCACGGTTATGGATCGTTAAAGCTTTGACTGATCAATGATTAAAAGTAATCTCGGATTCTAAATAACCTGTCAGCAGATTTGACGTGACAATACATCTCTCCGTAATTACTCACGAGGATTTTAACTAATAAAAGCCACACCAAACTTTACCAATACTTTTTTGTTTTCcttctttctttttgaaacatGTTTTCTTCTAATGAAACATCATACTAATTtagtttgcaaaaaaaaaaactcatactAATTTCAATAATTGTGTTAACTCCAAATTTCAGTGTCTACATATAAAGTTATAtagataatattttatcaaGTCTCATATATTATATCATGTTGgaaataatatttatgtaaGATTATCATTATTTTGGTTCATTTGAGATGATAGTCTAATTTAGTGTAATATTCAGCACAATAATCGTATAGgatatattttatcatatttaaaacAAACAGGTTTAAATGAATCTGGAAATGGAATTCAATGAAGATACAAGTTTATGATATGTAACTGAACTGGGGTTTCCTTTCTTTTCGACCAGTTGTACttgtaactatatttttaatcaaattttgtAGCAAATTTTCAAAAcgttaaacattaaaaaaaaataattattggaaGGATCATATTGTTAGGTTTGATAACTATAGATCTTAATACTAATATTTATGCCCAAACCCTAAAAGTCCTTGTGGATTGAGTTGGGAAGTGATTAATAGGATAAACTCGATCACGTAGATATATACTTCaacaaatcaaaacaatcatgaTCGTGCAACGAATCTAGAAAATTTTACTAGAAAATTACTATGCAAAAGATTTTGTTCCATGgctcacatatatatatgcatggtCAGCATCAACTAATACCACTTTGATCCAAAGCTACCACTAGAGTTTTGATTTGTGTACATCACATGCCGCCTACTTCATCAACATAAGACACGCATTGTCGGAGGTCTTAACATCAGTTTCAGAGCTGCCTCGTCAACATAAGCTACGGAGAGATAGAGAAACTCGTAAACTGGTGTGATGAAAATTACTCTTCAATATATCGtagtaattaacaaaaatgaataaatCAATCAGTGGTTTGCCGTGCATCTTTTCATCCATCTCCAATCAATGTACAATCAGCATCAATTCATGTACTCTTAAAAGCAACAATAATTAACAAAATGTGTAACTTACTAGCACGTGGTAGCCCAACACAAAAAGCATGATATGAAGGTCATATGTAATCATGACCCAttcttgttatttttaaaaatataggcTGAAATAGTTCACTAGCTGGAAGATTTTGGTTAAAACCCCTTCCATATATTGAAATCTTAGAAAATGAGCTGGCGAGTTTGCATGCCATTGTCAGACACCATACAACCATAAAATATGTACTGTTCTCTTGTTGTTTTAAAGTGGGAACCTAAAATACGTTGTAAGAGTGTGGTGAAATTGGGTttgcaaaataaaacaaattactgGTTACAAAGTTGtaaaaatggaaagaaaatTAGGCTTAGATGGCATAATGGAACAATATTACACAGCTCAAATTCTACGTCATAGTGAATCAGTTTTCCCTTCTAATCATTTTTACTAAAAACATTTCACGCTGAAGAAAATGTATCCTACATAGGGATGCATGTGTTCAAAATCAGATGAGTACACacaaacctctctctctccctctctcttacACATGCGAAGAGATGAGACAAATATTCTATAGTGGAAGTAAGTGTGGAAATGAGGTGCAAAGAGTGGTCCTAAGTAAAAGGTCTCAGAAGATACTTATGCCTTTCCAGTGTATTGCAAGcgattaaaattacaaaaacaaaagtgaTGTCTCTTCACTTTAGGGTCCACTCTTCTCTTTTTTCCCTTTAATAGGTCAATCGAAGAAGACGGATCGTGATTGTGCATGCTCATTACTGGATACTTGGTTTTCTCTTGTTATTCTTTTTCTTAGCCTACATGAAAAGAGAAATAATAAGTGATATATTCTTATTATCAGAGCTTTCTTCAGCTTACTCTAAAACGTTCCTTGTAAACACCAATTGCTATAAGTCATTCATGCACTTACATACAACCAAAAAGTGAATGTTTGCAAAATTTCTACACAGTTGGTTCCCACTTTCTCCAAATTCATtccattttgttttttataaaaaggatATTCCGTTTTCTTCATTCGTTATATGTTATGATTATTGTTGTTGGTCTGTGTTCCTAAGCCGTGTATAATTAGCTAGACAGATTTCTGTTGTGAAAATGAAATGTGCCATCTGTTCTAACTAGTATATCCGTAAATCTCTCTCTCGCAATTTTTTTCACATTGGAAAATTAGTTTTCATGGAAAAAAATCATCATAGGCGTAAATTAGTGATTCTTTGGCGCCATTTTCCCAATGCGTAGTTAGACGTTAACTAAGGTGGGTATCAATTCATATATTTGTCAACAATTTACTTATCGTATGGTTACGTAACTTCACTTCGCAAGATATTAATGTTAAAATGATACATTATATCCGTGTTAAAATAGATAGTTAGATACATAATACTAATGTTAagaggtagatatattatatattatagtacTGTTTATCACCCGTTAACCTACTGGTTAATTAAGTCAGATAATTAAACTTGGAGCATATCAGAAGTTGTGGGCCTAATGGTTGGTGAAAGCATGACAGTGTaataacacacacacacactcactcccccccccccccccccccccccccccccccctccctccTAGATTCgcctttatatatttattttgaaaattttcaatttgtttCTTTTACTAGTAAGAAACCAAACGATGTATCGCAGCGTGTGTGTTTCATCAAGCCTCTTTTCTGTTGAGTAATTTCCAAATTTGATGATAACAAAACGTTACAAAAGTATTTGCATGGTTTGGGCTATTTCTAGATACAAAATTACTTGCAGAAGGTCACACACTGTTACGTTAGAACTCTGAAACATAGATCTCGAAactaaatttcaagttttagtTTGAACAATCAAATTGGTGTTTAGTTTGAACAATCAAATTGGTAGTATTGGGTTTGGTGCATGATTTATGTCGACCCTTTTGGATAAGGCCCATATTGTTCAATGTGACGGATACACCAAGTTATTAACACTGAATACATCTGTGTACACACTCATTCTCCTACCATGGATTAAAAAACATAAAGTCGAAAATAGTAATGAAAACGAATGTATTGGTAAGCCATAAATGAGTTGGTTGTTCGTTTTAGTTTTCTCTTAAGAAAAGTCCACACGAAAGTTACGATTGCCATATCTTCACTGTcccttttggtttgattttttgaaacttttctcGATCGAAGTGAAAAATTTCATGGCCACATGACACCTAAATCCCGTCAAAACATGCTGGAGACCGTCCTTCATTAATGGTAAGTTGATTTGGATAGAcataattgatttttaaataggGAAGTTACCATAACTCTAAGAGATTGATCAAAAAGAACATACTCTCATGTACAGAGATGTTTGGTCCATCGCATTACGGATATGTTCTTTGGAATCGACTGATGGATAGAAAATGGACATGCACCAAGCTGGGAGAACACATCAAAAAGTCTCAAGTAAAACAGAGGAAAATTATAAACACTCTCCAACACATAAGGAGTATGTTAACGAATAAAGATAGGGCTATGCAAACTCTTTGTGCAATATTCAAAACCACGTGCCGACTTATTATTGATTGATGCTTTGTACATGAAATTGATCTCCAACATTCTCTATTCTCTTATATTATAAGTTATACACTCTCGTATATATTAATCttggagcattacaacatgttttcgtagccaCGTATCATTACAAGAATTATTcttagaattgttagaaaaacaagttggtccatataaacatatactatgttttttattaagctaactatcaaattaattagtagtataataaaagctacggaattacctaatatgattaacatatgtatgacaattaatgattatgaataatacatatttgataacaatttttctaacctctctctcttttatttaattttatactattaaaagaaattaaacaatcacattaagcatataagaagaatttacatttttcttatatgttatattttgaatttttaaaaacgactataaattactaaaaatggtaaaagtctcacattgaaaattctGTAATCAAtgggtttaactttttttttgttcaagcaagatacaaatgatcatatatcgtagGGGTGGGTGTTCGGATATACGTTCGGGTTCGTATCggatatttcagtataaaggtatagaacACGTTCGAgtatttctacacttcgagtcgggttcaagtattttatgttcggattcggatattttggatcgggtttggatatttaaattttgaagaaaacataaataaattattcattttttaattttttgtatttaaaatatatttaccttAGCCggatttctaatttttaaaaggttaaactattaaaaggtttggagataaaactttaaaaatagaaagacactaatttagttgttgttttgaaattttagatgcaacttttcttaatgcaagaaacaagagcttgatatgtatattaagtgagtagcaaatgattttgtccataattatatgtatattatctaattttgagcaataagcatcattaatataaatattttgagtaaaatgagagaagtaaactagaaatatagggtTAGTATACTTATGTTTTGTTATCTTCGGATACAGTGGTGGAGCCAGCCTAGTTTTTTGAGGAGGGTCAAACtcttaatttgtatatattacaTGGGTCAACATACCCACAATTTGTAAAATTTTCCTTATTTTTAGTACaaattcatgtaatttttttttatgttttaaaatcatgtgggTCATTTGACCACCCTCCTAACCAGCTACCTCCGCCACtgttcggatatccattcgggttcggattcagatattacccgaacgggtgaaataagtaatttgttttgttgttctagaattagataatttttagaCCGGGCTGGTGAACATATACTAGACAGAcgtttatatttcgagtctgcacatatattatataacagcttgatatattagatttgaatacAGTTTCCggtgattttatttttaaaaatttaatttttagatatgtatcgggaatgaaactaatttttacatatgtccattttttaaattgacacttatgtaattcaccgagTTCAtagaataagttttttttttgtcatcagaataagttaaaaaaaaaaacttaactcatatcaatgaatGATATGAAACAAAGATCAGaacgaaaacacaattttataaaagtgaaaaattaaatCACTTATGAaaagtcaatagtaaacaaattgGGAGAAGAAAACCTAATCTTCTTTTAtcattatacaatcgatgttgcctatttagttttggtgatttgtgtcagccgtaAAACTTAATTTCTTTTAGTGCGtatgaaatcttaaaaataattaaaatgagatgtaatatgtttcctcttcaacaacgatgataatTTCCTTTAGTGCGTGTAAAGAACTATTAAAACAATTTCCTTTAGTGCGTATAAAGAACTATTTTTCGCTCACTTATTTAGTTTAATAGAAGGATATCAAATGTTTTTAATACAATATCATAATTATACGAAACATATGGTCATTGTTTTAATTATATGGAGCCTGTCGGTCCATTAATATAACAAAACTGTGAGAGGATGTATAACTATAAACTTTCATTAAATGGTCGTTTTGTTAATTGATTGATGTCAACTGTATATATGTGCGTTTCCTTACCCTAAATTCGAAGTGATAACTGCATATTTTTTTGATACAGGAGATGATTTTCTTTCGTACGTAACTTTAAGTATAATGTAACTACACCGAACAGAAAAACAGGTGAAATTAAACACACATGTCCACACATGGACAGAAGGAGCATTTAAAGTAGAAGAAAGTGGTGGTTAGAGAGTATGTGATATAATTAATCGGCCCAAATAGATTGGTAAGTGTTAGCCGCCATGCTAATAACTTCAACCTCAGATCTTTCTACTAAAaccattttattataaattctaCGTACACTCCCACTTCATCTCCTCAAATTCATCAaaacacactacaagaaaatgttGACTCGTCTCCCTTTGatatgttttcttgtttcaGTCACGGCCATTGCGGCTGACTTAACACCGGAGCGTTATTGGAACACTGCCTTACCAAACACTCCCATGCCAAACTCTCTCCGTCATCTTTTCACGCCAGGTTACTGTAAAAtctttttactttatatatgttttttctaTGTGTCCCAAGCTGATTGGTTACACAATCTCTGATAGTTTGTGATTATGTATGTTAAGAACATCTCCAAACCATCTTTATATATGTTTGTATGaacatttataaacaaatttgttTCAACATACACTATATGTTCTCTTTAaatgtaaacatttttttttctctgtatgtcaaaataaaatttatttatttttcagtataaataaatattaatttagaaaatacactaaagtaaatatttacaattcaaaaaatatttttattttattttagaggaaaatataacaaaatatatattgtagatTTCACTGATGAGAAGAGCACCGACGTCCAAGTAGGGAAAGGAGGCGTGAACGTTAACGCCGGAAAAGGCAAACCCGGCGGAGGAACCGCCGTTAACGTTGGAAAAGGAGGTGTGTACGTGGACACAGGCAAGGGCAAGGGAACACACGTGAGCGTTAGCGGCGGAAAAGGTCCTGGAGGAGGCGTTGGAGTCCACACCGGACAGCCTGGAAAGAGAACCGACGTAGGAGTTGGTAAAGGCGGAGTTATAGTGCACACGCGACACAAGGGCAGGCCGGTCTACGTCGGTGTAACGCCAGGACCAAACCCTTTTGTGTATAACTATGCAGCGAGCGAGACTCAGCTCCACGACGATCCCAAAGCGGCTCTCTTCTTCTTGGAGAAGGATATGGTTCCTGGAAAAGCTATGAACCTCAGGTTTAATGCGGAGGATGGTTACGATGGTAAAACGGCGTTCTTGCCACGTGGGGAGGCGGAAACGGTGCCGTTTCAGTCGGAGAAGTTTTCGGAGATTTTGAATACTTTCTCGGTGAAACCAGGTTCGGAGGAAGctgagatgatgaagaagactaTTGAGGAGTGTGAAGCGAAAAGAGTTGGGGGAGAGGAGAAGTATTGTGCGACTTCTTTGGAGTCTATGGTCGATTTTAGCGTTTCTAAACTTGGCAAATATCACGTCCGTGCTGTTTCCACTGAGGTAACAAAcacttctcttctttttatgGTTTATTATTACGTTTAGGTTTGACATAAATCAAATAAAGTCAAAACTGAatgaaattaatatttgtaattaGGTTTGGTTACGTTTGATTAGGTTAAATTTGATGAGGTTTGGGTTGTATACTTGTGTCTACTTTATCTCCGGTTAGGATTCGGTTTTAGCTAGTAAATGATTCATTCAACATCGTACATCTTGTTTGCTTAAAATACTATATTATAGAAgagaaataaaagttaaaaactactttttattttatatttgggtttgagtttagtgattagaatttagggtttaatataaAGTAGAAGGcaagattttgataaaattttaaagtttggaGTAACTTAATCATTTCACTCtttaattaatgttatttttgagattttttttgtttgtgtgctattttttcataattgtttttttgtgttatttaaATCATGTGCTCTGTATATAAGTAAgtgaacataaaaaaaaagaaatttaagtCTGGTATGATTTGGTTTTACACTTTTACTTGGTTCAGTTTAgtttcatttgatttatatgtccACGCCTTGCTAATACTCGAGTTAATTGATGTAACCTTGGTTACTACAGGTGGTTGAGAAGAATGCACCGATGCAAAAGTACAAAATCGCAGCACCCGGAATAAAGAAGTTGTCGGACGACAAGTCAGTGGTGTGTCACAAACAGAAGTACCCATTCGCGGTGTTCTACTGCCACAAGGCGATGATGACGAGCGTGTATGCGGTTCCACTCGAAGGAGAGAACGGTCTGCGGGCTAAAGCGGTTGCGGTTTGCCACAAGAACACCTCGGCTTGGAACCCAAACCACTTGGCCTTCAAAGTGCTTAAGGTGAAGCCTGGGACTGTTCCGGTCTGCCATTTCCTCCCTGAGACCCATGTTGTTTGGTTCAGCTATTAGATAGATATGCTTTCATATATTGTGGCttatgtaataaataataatgccGTCCCTTCCATATAGTCAAAGAATTAAGACATAAGTTTTCACTTTGCATGGTTTGTCTTCTGTGGCCTGATTCATTCTTCTTTTGCAAGAATATACTGTATGATAATAAAACTAGTCTTCAAATATTAAAAGAGCTCGTCCGTAGAAAACGGTAATTTTCGTAATGGGCCCAACGTTGCCAGAGTAACATGAAAAGACcccaaagaaaagagaaaatgtCAGAAGTGGGATGTGAACCCACGCCCTCTTACGAGGACCAGAACTTGAGTCTGGCGCCTTAGACCACTCGGCCACCCTGACTGTtgtaatttatttgaaattacGGATAAATCTAATCAAACataagtataaaataatatattgaaagAGCCTAAAACATCTAGAATGAATGAACACAACTGAATCAAACATATACAAAGAAACTTAACTTACCATTCTGCTCCCAAGTCCAAAACCCTCTTAACTAAATCAAAAGCTTGGTCTATCAACCAACATCCAAAATAGACGAAACGATGTTGTCTCCTATAAATGCTTTTACCACATCTCAAAACATTGGTTTTTAGCAGAGAGCTGAGTTCCAAGTCACTCTTTGTCTCATCCTGTTTTTTGGCACTAGACTTCCACAGTACATGGTTGGTTTCTTATACTGTAGTATCAATTCATTTAACGTATGgtcaaatatgaaaatatctccATCTCTGGTCCACTTTATCTCAAAACGTAGTTTGAATCACATACCACAAGTCGAGTAAAATCCTTGTACATttgctattgttttttttaatgaaattttcacTTGACCATATGGTGCGTGTATGATGAAGTCATCCTAATGAATATCACCCACTTGTAGTAGCAATGTAAAGCTAAATACAATACCAAGCCATTGAGTCTCTTCTTTGATAAAAGCTTTACAGAAGGTTGTTGGTGTATTTACGAGGGAACAGAATTGTTTTGAGACTTAAATGAGCGTTGGGCCTTGGCCCATTTGGAGTCTCCACTTCACTATTACCAGTTCAAATATGTAATGTGTActtccaaaaaatataaattataaagtaatgatgatttattatgcattttgaaataaaatgtatataattgAATTTTGCCATACATTGTGATTTCTTGTTAAGCTTTTGTAAACTGATGATCGTGTATTATTATAATCATATACTAGATGTAATTTAAATGGTTTTAGtgattgtcaaaaaaaaattggttttggtTTGCCATGTAGTATTCCTCGAACCAACCACATAAACTAACGACTCAAGAGTGACAAAGGAGACATGTTTTAACGGAAAACGACTAGAACTTATTACAGAATATGCCAGCTAACAAGCGCTCAGCTGGTTAATACTGAACAAGAGATGAGACTCGAGAGATGAGCCCTCGATTGAAGGAGCCAATGACACTATGGACTCAAGTACATTGCTCTTAAAATTGCATCTGATAGCAAACCAACTTTCAAAATCCTGCTTCGGTTCAGCCTCGGGTTTGGCGAGTGTTGTATGATTTGCAGTCTGGACATTTCTGAGCCACCACATGGTACTGCACCTCCGATTTTTTCCCACAGTCGTTGCAGAGGATCTGAACCTGTTTTGTGTCCATCAAAtgatttagttatatataatctgATGATTTTGAATTCTTTACTTGGTTGAGCCTGAGGTGTAATAAGAGTAAGTTTAGACTAACCATTTTGTTCTGGTATGGTTCTGGCATTGGTGTAGCAGCAATCTCCACGTCAAATTTCTCCCACACCTTTGACATGTCGCATACAGATTTTGAGCAAAGCGGGCACGCGTATCTGCAGAGCACAGTTTACAGTGTTGTCAGTTGAAAGACAGCTACAAATAACAACCCTGAGTTATTTATTACACTTACTGGTAATGTTCTCTCATTTCCTCCAAACACTTCTGATGGATGGTGTGTCCGCAGGGCAAAACTGTTACATCGTTCCTTGATTCAAACAGGTACTACAACAAAACCATTATTGCCGTTTTGTTTAGAGGGATGCTCAATTAGTGGaagaaaaattgaaagaaaagaTACCTCAAAACAAATGGGGCAGTCGTGATGCATTGCTCCTTCAACACAAGGGTGGCTGTTCTTGAGAAGGATTGAGTAACAACAGCCTGGTTGATAGTCAGATTGTACAAGTCAAGAGATTTAGTGGTGGCCAGCGTAAAAAAGTTCGAGGTTATCTGATGCAGAAATTGGCTTACCACACTTGTAACAGTGAAAGAAATTTTCATGTCCGCCGATTCTGGAACAAAAGAAGTAAAAAAGTTCCAAGTTATGAACAAATATCTAACGTGATAGAGTGAACAAATCTTGTTGTATGTTAAAGACGAGTCCAAGAACGTACCTGCAGATTCCACAGCCGTCGCAGTGATACTGCTTTTTAGATGTCTGGAAACAAGATAGAACATAATGGTTAACCAGCAGTAATAGAGAAGCAAGAAAGAGAAAATGATCCAACAATCAAGCTTAGGAATAAATTGTCTCAGGAAACTCACATCATCATCGTAGAGCTTGCAGGCTTCACAGAAGTACTTCCCCATGCACACTCCGCAGTTGGTACAATTTTGGCGAACCTGGtgaaaacagagaaaacagaGTTAAATCTTCAATAGAGTTGAGAAAATGTTTGATACCATCCTAACTGAAACTTCTCATTACTAAAAGCAGTAAACGTTCAGAAAAAGCATAGAGTTTAGAACACACCTCTTGTTCAGTGCCACAGAGTAAGCAAATAACCTGTGAAGACGAAGATAGAGATTCTGGAATCAAGCATAGAAGAATAAACATAGAGAAAACAAGGTATTACAAACAACTTTACCTGTTCAACTTTCTGGCGAGGAATATCATGACTCTGTTTCGGATCTGCACTTATATTGTTCTGCTTCCAAGACATGATGATTACACATGTCAGCTTACAAATCTAATAAGAGTGAAATCTAAAACCTGAAATAAGAAACTCTACCTTTGCCTCATAATGACAGTGATGGCAACCAAAGATCTCA is a genomic window of Brassica napus cultivar Da-Ae chromosome A2, Da-Ae, whole genome shotgun sequence containing:
- the LOC111207639 gene encoding BURP domain protein RD22-like, with the protein product MLTRLPLICFLVSVTAIAADLTPERYWNTALPNTPMPNSLRHLFTPDFTDEKSTDVQVGKGGVNVNAGKGKPGGGTAVNVGKGGVYVDTGKGKGTHVSVSGGKGPGGGVGVHTGQPGKRTDVGVGKGGVIVHTRHKGRPVYVGVTPGPNPFVYNYAASETQLHDDPKAALFFLEKDMVPGKAMNLRFNAEDGYDGKTAFLPRGEAETVPFQSEKFSEILNTFSVKPGSEEAEMMKKTIEECEAKRVGGEEKYCATSLESMVDFSVSKLGKYHVRAVSTEVVEKNAPMQKYKIAAPGIKKLSDDKSVVCHKQKYPFAVFYCHKAMMTSVYAVPLEGENGLRAKAVAVCHKNTSAWNPNHLAFKVLKVKPGTVPVCHFLPETHVVWFSY
- the LOC106382650 gene encoding probable E3 ubiquitin-protein ligase RZFP34 — protein: MERVHFNHFVEQPQKTDREKSEMLSPHSRNEETESLILELEAAESSLKEVLDRGLMEHGCPHYRRRCCIRSPCCDEIFGCHHCHYEAKNNISADPKQSHDIPRQKVEQVICLLCGTEQEVRQNCTNCGVCMGKYFCEACKLYDDDTSKKQYHCDGCGICRIGGHENFFHCYKCGCCYSILLKNSHPCVEGAMHHDCPICFEYLFESRNDVTVLPCGHTIHQKCLEEMREHYQYACPLCSKSVCDMSKVWEKFDVEIAATPMPEPYQNKMVQILCNDCGKKSEVQYHVVAQKCPDCKSYNTRQTRG